The following coding sequences are from one Arcobacter nitrofigilis DSM 7299 window:
- the tssE gene encoding type VI secretion system baseplate subunit TssE produces MYSGSLFERLSSSFNPNDYDNEDEAVYASIANNLSKMFSTNAGSSEIAKDYGRPDLNNIDFSMNDSIEIIEKKSELCIKKYEPRLYKAKVAVSKKKLILNEMNIYIEGHVFINGKTKKINYRADLLKNGKVKIYKDGI; encoded by the coding sequence ATGTATAGTGGCAGTTTATTTGAAAGATTATCTTCTAGTTTTAATCCTAATGATTATGATAATGAAGATGAAGCAGTATATGCATCAATTGCAAATAATCTATCAAAAATGTTTTCAACAAATGCTGGAAGCTCAGAAATAGCAAAAGATTATGGGCGTCCAGATTTAAATAATATTGATTTTAGTATGAATGATTCCATTGAAATTATTGAGAAAAAATCAGAATTATGTATAAAAAAGTATGAACCTAGACTTTATAAAGCAAAAGTTGCTGTATCAAAAAAGAAACTAATTTTAAATGAAATGAATATCTATATAGAAGGTCATGTATTTATTAATGGAAAAACTAAAAAAATCAATTATAGAGCAGATTTATTAAAAAATGGTAAAGTGAAGATATATAAAGATGGCATTTAA
- the tssF gene encoding type VI secretion system baseplate subunit TssF, whose translation MAFNDYYKEELITLRNDGAEFSKKNPGLSTYLSKEGQDPDVERLLEGFSFLTGRLKQNLNEELPEVAHTLVQLLWPNYVKPIPSYSIIQYDSIKDSTENSHIKKHTEVLSKINSSKTQCKFRTIYDIDIMPFMLKNINYFIHGKKSTLELNMDMTASGTLKNLVFKDLRVYLSGSKFIAQNLYLFLTKFIERIEISINNVDNKSIYNINIDNNSITPVSFDLRNNMTPYSSNLFDGYILLQEYFSYKDKFLFLDFKNLSKIESIPHEILENSKNFTIKIEFRESLSRSEIPDKSNFSLYCTPIINLFETDSIPIRKNEEIEEFLVVPSDLNKDACEVFSIQNVRGWISNKKTYQDYLPFESFEHIDEENEYYSSRVKLTSDGKRTNTYLRFSTAKGRENNFLTSNSTVSVKILCTNLNIPSTLLLEDICVPSASSANSLSFKNITIPTISYPPPINGDFLWKIISNMSLNYLSLKDIKALRTILETHDFFGAFDIKQKDKTNMILKGIESISFTTAELIDKGLPIRGMNISLVIEPSNFSCIGEAYLFCCVLNEFFSLYGNINSFHRLTVNMKNEYLIEWVPRMGSLTLI comes from the coding sequence ATGGCATTTAACGATTATTATAAAGAAGAATTAATTACACTTAGAAATGACGGAGCAGAGTTTTCTAAAAAGAATCCTGGATTATCAACTTATCTTTCAAAAGAGGGTCAAGATCCTGATGTAGAAAGGTTGTTAGAGGGGTTTTCTTTTTTAACAGGAAGATTAAAACAAAATTTAAATGAAGAATTGCCTGAAGTTGCACATACCTTAGTTCAGCTACTTTGGCCAAATTATGTAAAGCCTATACCTTCATATTCTATTATCCAATATGATTCAATAAAAGATTCAACTGAAAATAGTCACATTAAAAAGCATACTGAAGTTTTAAGTAAAATTAATTCGAGCAAAACCCAATGTAAATTTAGAACTATTTATGATATTGATATCATGCCTTTTATGCTAAAAAATATTAATTATTTTATTCATGGTAAAAAAAGTACCTTAGAGTTAAATATGGATATGACAGCATCTGGAACACTAAAAAATTTAGTTTTTAAAGATTTAAGAGTTTATTTAAGCGGTTCTAAGTTTATTGCACAAAATTTATATTTATTTTTAACAAAATTTATTGAAAGAATTGAAATATCGATAAATAATGTTGATAATAAATCTATTTACAATATCAATATAGATAATAACTCAATTACCCCTGTTAGTTTTGATTTAAGAAATAATATGACACCTTATTCTTCAAATCTATTTGACGGATATATCCTATTACAAGAATATTTTTCTTACAAAGATAAATTTCTTTTTTTAGATTTTAAAAATTTATCTAAAATAGAGAGTATTCCACATGAAATACTTGAAAATAGTAAAAACTTTACAATAAAAATTGAATTTAGAGAATCACTGTCTCGATCAGAGATACCAGATAAAAGTAACTTCTCTTTATATTGCACTCCAATTATAAATTTATTTGAAACGGATTCTATACCTATTCGAAAAAATGAAGAAATAGAAGAATTTTTAGTTGTACCTTCTGATTTAAATAAAGATGCATGTGAAGTTTTTTCTATACAAAATGTAAGAGGATGGATTAGTAATAAAAAAACTTACCAAGACTACTTACCTTTTGAATCATTTGAACATATAGATGAAGAGAATGAATACTATTCATCAAGAGTAAAATTAACCTCTGATGGAAAAAGAACAAATACATATCTTCGTTTTTCAACAGCCAAAGGAAGAGAAAACAATTTTTTAACTAGTAATTCTACAGTTTCTGTAAAAATTTTATGTACAAACTTAAATATACCATCAACTCTTTTGCTAGAAGATATTTGTGTTCCAAGTGCATCTTCAGCAAATAGTTTATCTTTTAAAAATATAACTATTCCAACAATAAGTTATCCCCCTCCAATAAATGGGGATTTTTTATGGAAAATTATTTCAAATATGTCATTAAATTATCTATCTTTAAAAGATATTAAAGCACTTAGAACAATACTTGAAACACACGATTTTTTTGGTGCATTTGACATAAAACAAAAAGATAAGACAAATATGATTTTAAAAGGCATTGAGTCTATTTCTTTTACTACTGCTGAACTTATTGATAAAGGATTACCAATAAGAGGAATGAACATAAGTCTGGTAATTGAACCAAGTAATTTTTCCTGCATAGGGGAAGCATATTTATTCTGTTGTGTATTAAATGAATTTTTTTCATTATATGGAAATATAAATTCATTTCATAGATTAACAGTTAATATGAAAAATGAATATTTAATTGAGTGGGTACCTAGAATGGGTAGCTTAACATTAATTTAG
- the tssG gene encoding type VI secretion system baseplate subunit TssG: protein MRIDEINYNIKPSTFKYTLPQAIRICFGYLKMIYKNKNSDDLYNNHIVFKSNHSLSFQRSELSNIDFIETKEKIYVEITLNFLGIFGSASPLPVHYSELVLESFDSDRILYDFLNLFNHNLQKFIYPIWEKHRYYVQYKKGLKDRFSKYILSFLGLYGHLENSSSLNLEKLIPYMGILIMKHKSAGTLKSILRHYLSHDEIEIIQCIPANYNIPSFQYSSLGQKNISLGSNFLIGESILSKNIKFRILLKNVTSEDLIKFSIKGDKLTQISDLISFSLNEPLEHEICLKIKKENKVKFLLSKKEDRYIGINTWLGISDYDEEIIMAQEGK, encoded by the coding sequence ATGAGAATTGATGAAATTAACTATAATATAAAACCTTCGACTTTTAAATATACTTTACCACAGGCAATAAGAATTTGTTTTGGATATTTAAAAATGATTTATAAAAATAAAAATTCTGATGATTTGTATAACAATCATATAGTTTTTAAATCAAACCACAGTTTATCTTTTCAAAGATCAGAATTATCAAATATTGATTTTATAGAAACAAAAGAAAAAATATATGTGGAAATTACATTAAATTTTTTAGGAATATTTGGAAGTGCATCTCCTCTTCCTGTACATTACAGTGAATTAGTACTAGAAAGTTTTGATTCAGATAGAATTTTATATGATTTTTTAAACTTATTCAATCATAATTTACAAAAATTTATCTATCCTATTTGGGAAAAACATAGATATTATGTTCAATATAAAAAAGGACTTAAAGATAGATTTTCGAAATATATTTTATCTTTTTTAGGACTATATGGGCACCTTGAAAACTCATCTTCATTAAACCTAGAAAAACTAATACCATACATGGGTATTCTAATAATGAAACATAAATCAGCAGGAACATTAAAATCAATATTAAGACACTATTTATCTCATGATGAAATTGAGATTATTCAGTGTATTCCTGCAAATTATAATATACCTTCTTTTCAATACTCTTCTTTAGGACAAAAAAACATATCTTTAGGAAGTAACTTCCTAATAGGGGAATCAATATTAAGTAAAAATATTAAATTTAGAATACTTCTCAAAAATGTAACTTCTGAAGATCTAATAAAATTTAGTATTAAAGGGGATAAGTTAACTCAAATAAGTGATTTAATATCTTTTTCTCTCAATGAACCTCTTGAACACGAAATTTGTTTGAAAATAAAAAAAGAAAATAAAGTTAAGTTTTTATTGAGTAAGAAAGAAGATAGATATATAGGTATAAATACTTGGTTAGGGATATCTGACTATGACGAAGAAATAATAATGGCACAAGAAGGAAAATAA
- the tssH gene encoding type VI secretion system ATPase TssH, whose translation MKIELNEIINALDVQTKFYIESSAQRCIERSGNEILIEDILYTMLEKDNSLFNKLLEHYEIDIQEMYNLLQMSTKITNTESTNPIFSTMLVQWLEEAFYTSKMSLEINEITESSLILSLFDNSVKYSTTSYFKLIKNINTNELKELILGLNKKKRERKSSQRTETSELDKYTTNLTKLAKEGKIDPVLCRDDEIKQAIDILLRRRKNNPILVGEAGVGKTAVVEGLALKIINKEVPDYLYEAQILSLDLGALQAGASVKGEFERRLQAVIREIQSSTQNIILFIDEAHTLIGAGGNEGGGDAANLLKPALARGELKTIAATTWLEYRKYFEKDPALSRRFQKINLLEPSVEQAITILRGLSKKYEDVHNVYIEDDALRSAAILSARYITGRQLPDKAIDVLDTACANVKISKTNIPHTLQKINTQIIEKQREIDFLKRDHENEIKDYQSDILKLQEDLKELEREREVITNLWNEQKLLLNKIYETKDKEELSLLNIKLNQLQKEYSYIYKNVTKEQVAEVIASWTGIPLGNMVQGQIKNIMKLEDNIKERIIGQNEAISYLTTFLQISIAGLKKEDAPNGVFLLVGPSGVGKTETAKAIADLMYGGERFITTINMTEFQEKHTVSRLIGSPPGYVGYGDGGQLTDPVRVKPYSVVLLDEIEKAHPDILNLFYQIFDKGVANDGEGRVIDFKNTTIIMTSNLATEKITELCVSKPDLTMDALTKEIIPTLSSYLQPALLGRMNVIPYFNLKDESLFEIANLKLNVIKDQLMKKNISLQVDDKLLKYIVTLSNTVDTGARNIDLIININIMPKLSKYILNCIVNDISIDKLSVSINLDNDILISHD comes from the coding sequence ATGAAAATTGAATTAAATGAAATAATAAATGCACTAGATGTTCAAACAAAGTTTTATATAGAAAGTTCTGCACAAAGATGTATAGAAAGAAGTGGAAATGAAATATTAATAGAAGATATTTTATATACGATGTTAGAAAAAGATAACAGTCTTTTTAATAAATTATTAGAACACTATGAAATAGATATACAAGAAATGTACAATCTATTACAAATGAGTACAAAAATAACAAATACAGAAAGTACAAATCCTATCTTTTCTACTATGTTAGTACAATGGTTAGAAGAGGCATTTTATACTTCTAAAATGTCATTAGAAATAAATGAAATAACAGAATCATCATTAATTTTATCTTTATTTGATAACTCTGTAAAATATTCAACTACTTCATATTTTAAACTTATAAAAAATATAAATACCAATGAATTAAAAGAGTTAATTTTAGGATTAAATAAAAAGAAAAGAGAAAGAAAAAGCAGTCAAAGAACTGAAACAAGTGAATTAGATAAATACACAACAAACTTAACTAAACTAGCAAAAGAGGGGAAAATTGACCCTGTTTTATGTAGAGATGATGAGATAAAGCAAGCAATTGATATTTTGCTAAGAAGAAGAAAAAATAATCCTATTTTAGTAGGAGAAGCAGGGGTTGGGAAAACTGCAGTAGTTGAAGGACTAGCTTTAAAAATTATAAATAAAGAGGTTCCTGATTATTTATATGAAGCACAAATTTTATCTTTAGATTTAGGTGCCCTACAAGCAGGTGCAAGTGTAAAAGGTGAATTTGAAAGAAGATTACAAGCTGTGATAAGAGAAATACAATCAAGTACTCAAAATATTATACTATTTATTGATGAAGCACATACACTTATAGGTGCAGGAGGAAATGAAGGAGGGGGAGATGCTGCTAATTTATTAAAACCTGCCCTTGCAAGAGGAGAGCTAAAAACAATTGCTGCAACAACTTGGCTTGAATACAGAAAATATTTTGAGAAAGATCCAGCATTATCAAGAAGATTTCAAAAGATAAACCTTCTTGAACCAAGCGTAGAACAAGCAATTACAATATTAAGAGGACTTTCAAAAAAATATGAAGATGTTCATAATGTCTATATAGAAGATGATGCCTTAAGATCAGCTGCAATTCTCTCTGCAAGATATATTACAGGAAGACAATTACCAGATAAAGCAATCGATGTTTTAGATACTGCTTGTGCAAATGTAAAAATAAGTAAAACAAATATACCTCATACTTTGCAAAAAATTAATACTCAAATTATAGAAAAACAAAGGGAAATTGATTTTCTAAAAAGAGATCACGAAAATGAAATAAAAGATTATCAATCAGATATTCTAAAACTTCAAGAAGATTTAAAAGAATTAGAAAGAGAGCGTGAAGTTATAACAAATTTATGGAATGAACAAAAATTATTATTAAACAAAATATACGAAACAAAAGATAAAGAAGAGTTAAGTCTTTTAAATATCAAATTAAATCAATTGCAAAAAGAGTATTCATATATTTATAAAAATGTTACAAAAGAACAAGTAGCTGAAGTTATTGCTTCATGGACGGGAATACCTTTAGGAAATATGGTTCAAGGACAAATAAAAAATATTATGAAACTTGAAGATAATATTAAAGAGCGAATAATTGGACAAAATGAAGCAATATCTTATTTAACTACATTCCTACAAATATCAATAGCTGGGTTAAAAAAAGAAGATGCTCCAAATGGAGTATTTTTATTAGTTGGACCAAGTGGCGTTGGCAAAACTGAAACTGCAAAAGCAATCGCTGATTTAATGTATGGTGGAGAGCGATTTATTACTACTATTAATATGACAGAATTTCAAGAAAAACATACTGTTTCTAGATTGATTGGTTCACCTCCTGGTTATGTTGGATATGGAGATGGTGGTCAATTAACAGATCCTGTTAGAGTTAAACCATATTCAGTTGTATTATTAGATGAAATCGAAAAAGCACATCCTGATATTTTAAATCTTTTCTATCAAATATTTGATAAGGGAGTAGCAAATGATGGAGAGGGTAGAGTAATAGATTTTAAAAATACAACTATTATCATGACTTCAAACTTAGCAACAGAAAAGATAACTGAGTTGTGTGTAAGTAAACCTGATTTGACCATGGATGCTTTAACAAAAGAAATTATACCAACTCTTTCTTCTTATTTGCAACCTGCTTTATTAGGAAGAATGAATGTAATTCCATATTTTAATTTAAAAGATGAATCTTTATTTGAAATTGCTAATTTAAAACTAAATGTAATAAAAGATCAATTAATGAAAAAAAATATCTCACTACAAGTAGATGATAAACTTTTAAAATACATCGTTACATTAAGCAATACAGTAGATACAGGTGCAAGAAATATTGATTTAATTATTAATATCAATATTATGCCAAAACTATCAAAATATATTTTAAATTGCATAGTTAATGATATATCTATTGATAAGTTAAGTGTGTCTATTAATTTAGACAATGACATATTAATATCTCATGATTAA
- the tagH gene encoding type VI secretion system-associated FHA domain protein TagH: protein MKLIFDIIKSGRDIPNKNNFHFDMNGGSIGRSSESDWQLPDRQNYISSEHILIKFIDESYFIQDESTNGTYLKEPYRKLPKNKQIKINSNDIFIVGEYEIQARFIDNDYSTKDILQSNYSNLSSTKSMGTIIPDDFEIIEDMNSSFIKEDSKIEINDTLFNLFDEDNKHSSEIIYDFEKEEILFENEEEDSVTRNPMQEHIIVPSFNKKEEELKESEIEEIDLEETIQSKKSNKKDSNISSEDKSLKYLEEKLGIKLSSLSDIEQKRILHEIANIVTYSLDGLKNSLKLVDKVKKDLNIEDSFSHQNVNNPVLLGQFALNTDNKISLSDAVKKSFKQLDNHNIALQMSSKNLVNITLNKFNPKSLEHHFNKQGYINSILPKKAQMWDSYEKMFDKLTSDSNLGIDLISEDFTKEYNKIVYTIKLTSI from the coding sequence ATGAAACTTATTTTTGACATAATAAAAAGCGGAAGAGATATCCCAAATAAAAACAACTTTCATTTTGATATGAATGGTGGAAGTATAGGTCGTTCAAGTGAATCTGATTGGCAATTACCAGATAGACAAAATTATATTTCAAGCGAACACATTTTAATAAAATTTATTGATGAGTCTTACTTTATTCAAGATGAAAGTACAAATGGCACATATTTAAAAGAACCTTATAGAAAACTACCAAAAAATAAGCAAATAAAAATCAATTCTAATGATATTTTTATTGTAGGTGAATATGAAATTCAAGCTAGATTTATTGATAATGATTATTCAACAAAGGACATTTTACAATCAAACTATAGTAACTTATCATCCACTAAATCTATGGGAACAATTATTCCTGATGATTTTGAAATAATTGAAGATATGAATAGTTCATTTATTAAAGAGGATTCTAAAATAGAAATAAATGATACTCTTTTTAATCTATTTGATGAAGATAATAAACATAGCTCAGAGATAATTTATGATTTTGAAAAAGAAGAAATTTTATTTGAGAATGAGGAAGAGGATAGTGTAACAAGAAATCCAATGCAAGAACATATTATCGTTCCATCTTTTAACAAAAAAGAAGAAGAACTAAAAGAAAGTGAAATTGAAGAAATAGATCTTGAAGAGACTATTCAATCTAAAAAAAGCAATAAGAAAGATTCTAATATTAGTTCAGAAGATAAAAGTTTAAAATATTTAGAAGAAAAACTAGGAATTAAGCTCTCTTCTTTAAGTGATATTGAACAAAAAAGAATATTACACGAAATAGCTAATATTGTAACATATTCATTAGATGGTTTAAAAAATTCATTAAAATTAGTTGATAAAGTAAAAAAAGATTTAAACATAGAAGATTCCTTTTCACATCAAAACGTTAATAACCCCGTTTTATTAGGACAATTTGCACTAAATACAGATAATAAAATAAGTTTATCAGATGCTGTGAAAAAATCATTTAAACAACTTGATAATCATAATATAGCATTGCAGATGTCAAGTAAAAACCTTGTAAATATTACACTAAATAAATTTAATCCAAAAAGTTTAGAGCATCATTTTAACAAGCAAGGTTATATAAATTCAATCTTGCCTAAAAAAGCTCAAATGTGGGATTCTTACGAAAAGATGTTCGATAAATTAACTAGTGATTCTAATCTTGGTATAGATTTAATTTCTGAAGATTTTACAAAAGAATACAACAAAATTGTTTATACAATTAAATTAACATCAATTTAA
- the tssJ gene encoding type VI secretion system lipoprotein TssJ, producing the protein MNIKFSIFMLISFIILITGCASKPTHLELVIKSAKDLNPDIDTVSSPLMLTFYELESAEKFLKYDFWRIVDDSGKNLEPELISQSKQIIIPSQEQTYNIVFDDKAKFLGIIAKFRNIDGNNWRQVINLEKDSYNFSEFEIKKFTIKRVE; encoded by the coding sequence ATGAATATTAAATTTAGTATATTTATGTTAATAAGTTTTATTATACTTATTACAGGCTGTGCTTCTAAACCTACTCATTTAGAGTTAGTAATAAAGTCTGCAAAAGATTTAAATCCCGATATTGATACTGTTTCTTCTCCACTTATGTTAACTTTTTACGAACTAGAAAGTGCTGAGAAGTTTTTAAAATATGATTTTTGGAGAATAGTAGATGATTCTGGTAAAAATCTTGAACCTGAATTGATTTCACAATCAAAACAAATTATTATTCCTTCTCAAGAACAAACATACAATATTGTTTTTGATGATAAAGCAAAATTTTTAGGAATTATTGCAAAGTTTAGAAATATTGATGGAAATAATTGGAGACAAGTAATCAATTTAGAAAAAGATTCTTACAATTTTTCCGAGTTTGAAATAAAAAAATTTACCATAAAGAGAGTTGAATAA
- the tssK gene encoding type VI secretion system baseplate subunit TssK has product MQNNVVWKEGLFIRPQHFQQSDRYYNNEIITRTLNARPNNWGFYNLEIDEHLLNTGKIVIKRASGIMPDGTLFNIDPKVNSLILNIEKIDSGKNVYLALPIFIDRSDTVHFEDQKNLSTRLKAVNSSNIPNTNAGENSSCDILTAELNFKLLLEEELNENYTSLLITKVGSVSTSNIVSLDTNFTPTFLHLDSASVLSSKIKEILSMISYRIKKLSEKISDSSLQATELSNYLMLQLLNKAENKFHFLISQNKVHPDILFYELSNLVAELAIFMKKEKRIINHITYLHYQQSESFDKLITELKDMLTLVLDENSISLPIEKRKFGIYISALKDKKIVQDSTFIFSVSTSMPSNKIKEILVASLKLGTIETIKNLVNFHLIGFKIKPLSTPPKEIPYRVNLLYFKIELTQENRDELMKSAGFAFHLGSEIPDISYSLWAIKNNN; this is encoded by the coding sequence ATGCAAAATAATGTTGTATGGAAAGAGGGACTATTTATTAGACCCCAACATTTCCAACAAAGTGATAGATATTATAATAATGAAATAATAACAAGAACCTTGAATGCAAGACCTAATAATTGGGGTTTTTATAATTTAGAAATTGATGAACACTTACTAAATACAGGAAAGATTGTCATTAAAAGAGCATCAGGAATAATGCCAGATGGGACACTTTTTAATATAGATCCAAAAGTTAATAGTCTAATTTTAAATATTGAAAAAATAGATAGTGGGAAAAATGTTTACTTGGCTTTGCCAATATTTATAGATAGAAGTGATACTGTACATTTTGAAGATCAAAAAAACTTATCTACTAGATTAAAAGCTGTAAATAGTTCAAATATACCCAATACTAACGCAGGTGAAAATAGTAGCTGTGATATTTTAACAGCAGAATTAAATTTCAAACTTTTATTAGAAGAGGAATTAAATGAAAACTATACATCATTATTAATTACAAAAGTAGGTTCTGTTTCAACAAGTAATATTGTTTCTTTAGATACAAATTTTACTCCTACATTTTTGCATTTAGATTCTGCATCAGTTTTATCATCAAAAATAAAAGAAATTTTATCAATGATTTCATATAGAATTAAAAAATTATCTGAAAAAATTAGTGATTCCTCTTTGCAAGCAACAGAGCTTTCTAATTATTTGATGCTTCAACTATTAAATAAAGCCGAAAATAAATTTCATTTTTTAATTTCACAAAATAAAGTTCACCCTGATATTTTATTTTATGAATTAAGTAATTTAGTAGCTGAACTAGCCATTTTTATGAAAAAAGAAAAAAGAATCATCAATCATATTACTTATCTTCATTACCAACAAAGTGAATCTTTTGATAAATTAATTACAGAACTTAAAGATATGCTTACCTTAGTTCTTGATGAAAATAGTATTTCTTTACCTATAGAAAAAAGAAAATTTGGTATTTATATATCTGCTTTAAAAGACAAAAAAATCGTTCAAGATTCAACATTCATTTTTTCTGTTTCAACAAGTATGCCTTCGAATAAAATCAAAGAAATATTAGTAGCAAGTCTTAAATTAGGGACAATTGAAACAATAAAAAATCTTGTTAATTTTCATTTAATTGGATTTAAGATCAAGCCTCTTTCTACACCTCCTAAAGAGATTCCATATAGAGTAAATTTACTTTATTTTAAAATTGAATTAACTCAAGAAAATAGAGATGAATTGATGAAATCTGCTGGTTTTGCTTTCCATTTAGGTTCTGAAATTCCAGATATAAGTTATTCTCTATGGGCAATAAAAAACAATAATTAA
- the icmH gene encoding type IVB secretion system protein IcmH/DotU — protein MNNKTILISNNQNRNFSNNLTSNQRKTINRDNINNYQSRFKRSKQSKFKNYEISFNPFITAAMPIFKLVFEIKEDIEDASINDIREEFIDKVNTYTETASSLDIDENEILVIRYVLCSFVDEFMNSHFLSKDYNWSNNSLLSIFHNETYGGENFFHLLNRFLKTPAKYIHILELLYSCLALGFEGKYRVISRGEVELNNIKDSLFKQIKIVQGREPFPFYSKQIPAQESYKLFNKIPYSTLFFSVSLLLLIIYSGLTFSLSNQNNDFIDLINNKTTIEIDDLYTGDKK, from the coding sequence ATGAATAATAAAACAATATTAATATCAAATAATCAAAATAGAAATTTTTCTAATAATTTGACATCAAATCAAAGAAAAACTATAAATAGGGATAATATAAATAATTATCAAAGTAGATTTAAAAGATCAAAACAATCAAAATTTAAAAATTATGAAATAAGTTTTAATCCATTTATCACAGCTGCTATGCCAATCTTCAAATTAGTTTTTGAGATTAAAGAAGATATTGAAGATGCAAGTATAAATGATATAAGAGAAGAGTTTATAGACAAAGTAAATACTTATACAGAAACTGCTTCTTCTCTTGATATAGATGAAAATGAGATATTAGTAATACGTTATGTATTATGTTCATTTGTTGATGAATTTATGAATTCACATTTTTTAAGCAAAGATTACAATTGGTCAAATAATAGTTTGCTAAGTATATTTCATAATGAGACTTATGGAGGAGAAAATTTCTTTCATTTACTTAATAGATTTTTAAAAACTCCTGCAAAATATATCCATATCCTTGAGTTATTATATTCTTGTCTTGCTTTAGGTTTTGAAGGGAAATATAGAGTAATAAGTAGAGGAGAAGTTGAATTAAATAATATCAAAGATAGTTTATTTAAACAAATAAAAATCGTACAAGGAAGAGAACCATTCCCTTTTTATAGCAAACAAATACCTGCACAAGAGAGTTATAAATTATTTAATAAAATTCCTTATTCAACACTATTTTTTAGTGTGTCATTATTGTTATTAATCATTTACTCAGGATTAACGTTTAGTTTATCTAATCAAAATAATGATTTTATAGATTTGATTAATAATAAAACAACAATAGAAATAGATGATTTATATACAGGAGATAAGAAATGA